CATCGACGGCGAGCAGATGCTCATCGAAAGCGGCGGCGGCACCGCCAATCTCACCGTGCAGCGGGGCGTGGCCAACACCGCTCCGGCCGCGCACGACGCCGGAACGACCGTCTATTCCGGCTACGACTACACCGGGCTGGTGCTCGATCCCATTGATGAGACCGGCACCGACGAATCGGTCTGGTACCGCCTGGCCCTGACCCAGGCCGGACTCGACACCGCCACCCAGGGCGCACCGCTGAATCTCGGCGACAAGGCCTTCCAGCAGACGCTGTCTTTCTGGCGGCGCTGCACCGTGCTCCCGGGCACCCCGGTGCAAAACAAACTCGACATCAAGCTGCGCCTGACCGGCACGGAAAACCCGATTCTCTAAGGAGGCCGCCATGGCATACCACAGCATTCAAGGACTCGCCCACGGTCGGCTCGACCTGCTCAATCAACTGCGGACCTTCCTGGTGACCACCACCGGCTGGACCCTGCACGACGACCAGTCGGCCGACTCGCAGCCGTATTTCGTCTTTAAGTCGCAAGGGGAATCCGGGGCCGAGGACGTCTATCTACAGTTCCGTATCAGCACCACCTCCGGGCGGATTCACGTCGCTGCATTCCAGTATTGGATTGCTGCCACCCACACCGGCGTCAACGAGGCTTCGCACACCAGTTACACCTACCTGCGGGTGGAGGACAGCGCCGACTTCATCTTCTGGCTGTTCGCCGATCTGGATCACGTCTTCGTGGTCACCAAGCTCGTCTCCACCTACTACGGCCATTACAGCGGATTGCTGAAACGGTTCTGGTCTGGGGCCGTCGCGCTCACGCAGGCGGCGGTCACCGCCGGAAGCGGCGTGGTGATTCAGGTCAACGACGCCACCGTGGTCACGCCCGGACAGGACTATGTGATCAAGGACGACGCGGGCATCGAACGCGTGCGGGTGAGCGCCATCGACACCGCTGCCACGCCGAACACCATCACCGTCGAGACTCTCGTTCGGGATTACGCCTCGGGAGCCAAGATCGGCGAGGACCCGCAGCCGGTCATCAACAGCTACTACAACGCGCCGGGCACATTTTACGCCGTGAACAAGTTCGACGGCTGGACCTCCGCGTCCGGCCAGCAGGGCCGCTGCGGCGCGGCCCACGGCGGTCTCCAGGGCGAAACCGATCCGGAAATGCGCTACGGCACCACCATCCTTTTTCCCTGGCTCGCCTCGATGTCCGGCTCCGCCGCCTACCAGGAACTGCGCGGCGAACTCATCGAGATCTTCGCCGTGGGCGGCGGCAACGTCGCCTCTGAAGACACCATCCAGATCGGAACGGACAGCTACCGCGTGTTCAACCTGACCACCGGCGGCTGGTGCGCGGTGAAGGAGTAACGCCATGGCAACGCATAGCGGAAAGCTCAAATTCGTCACCACGATCACCGGCCAGCGACGCCCGGAAACGCTCCTGTCCATGAACCGGGGCCAGGCGCTCAAGCTCAGCGGGAGGATTCGCCGTGGCCGTGCATAAGGGACAACTGGCATCCATTACCACCCGCCGAGGCATCCGGCGGCCGGATCTGCTCGCCATCGGCGCGGCGCAACCCGGAGCGCTCTTCGAGCTGTTTTCCGGGGCACCGGCCAGGCGCACGGTGATGATCCGGGCCGACAGCGCAGTACGGGTCGCCCATCGGCTCGAACGTCGGTCCGACCTCGCGCTTCGCGTGAACAACCGCCTGAACCGGAACACCGACCTGTGGCTCGTCGTCCATGGCCGTCTGGGCGTCGATGCCGACGCGGCGGTGCGGGTGACGCGCCCCTGGCTGCGGAGCATCGACACCAGCGTCCGGACGTCCGGCGCACACATCAGTCTATCCGACACCGTTCAGCGCATCGCGATCCCGGCCGGGATGCTGGCCGACACGCGCCAGATCCTGTTCGCGGTGCTCATCGATCAAGACCACGAAATTCAGACCTAAAGGAGAACAGCAATGGCACTGGGACTCATCGTCAAAACCGGCCGGATACTGACGGCCAAACTCCTCCTCGGCCAGGCCGTGGACGGCATCACCCACTGCGCCATCGGCGACGGGGATGCCAGCTTCAGCGACCCGCAGAATCCGCCCGCGCCGGACATCGGCCAGACCGGGCTCAGAAACGAACGCGCCCGCAAGTGCTACTACAAGCGGACCTTCCTCAAGGAGGACGCCGAAGGGGCGCTGCTGGTCAACGGCGTGCGCTATCTCGAAACCGGCGAGGAGACCAACACCATCGGCATCTTCTTTCGCTTCGACGAGGCAGAGGCCAACGGCATCACCATCCGCGAATACGGCTTCTTCGGCGGCGACGTGCAGTACGTGCAAAGCGTCACCGGGGATCTCGCCATGGGCGGCGTGTTCCATCAGGACACCAATCCGACCGGCGAGGTGCTGCGCCCGGGCTACCTGTACGAGGTGAAAAACATTCCCGACTTCAACAAGATTTCCGACACCCGCGTGGAGCTGGTCGGGATCATCAAGATCTAACTGGAGGATTCAAACATGAGCATCTCACGCGAGACATTCGACCCGACCAAGAACTACAAGCGCATCCGCTACCATCAGGATCGCGACCTGCTGGATTCCGAACTCAACGAGCAGCAGGACATCATCAACCTGGAGCGGCGCAAGATCGCCGACATCCTGTTCAAGGAAGGCTCCATCATCATGGGCCTCGAGGTCAGCGCGGCCGCCAACGTCCTGACCCTGGCTCCGGGCGTGGTCTACATCGACGGTCATCTGGAACAGGTGAGCGGCGCGACCCTGACCTATGATCCGGCCACCACCAGCGGGGCCGACTACGTCTATGTGGAGCTGCTGAAGTACAACTATGGCTACACCCAGGACCCGGCCCTGATCAATCCGGCCACCGGCGAGCCCACCGCCGAGCGGGAAAAATGGGCGCTCTCCCTCAAGGCGACGGATACCAGCGGCCAGACGCTGCCCAACAACGTGACCGAGCGCCGGGTGATCCCGATCTACAAGTTCGACCGCGAGAGCGGCGACGTCACGCCCACTGTGCAGGAGAAATCAAACCTCTACCTGCGGGATCTGCTGGGCACGCTGCCGGGCAGCCGGATCACCGTCTCCTCGATCACCGAGGACCAGCTCTCCTTCGCCGCCGCCGAGGGGCTCAATTCCCTGATTCAGAATCTGGCCGAGCGCACCTTCGATCAGGCCGGAAGCTATTTGGTGCGGGGCTTCGACACCTTCATCGGCGGCGTCGACGACGACAGCGTGGAGGCGATCACCAACGCCGGACGCGCCTACATCCAGGGCTTCCGGCATCAGCGCGATCTGCCCACCTCGACCCTGGTGCCCAAATCCATCGCCACCAAGTCGGTGCGCGGCGAGCAGAAGACCTTCGACATCAACAAGCGTCGCTATCCGGTCAACTCCACGCCGCTCAAGGAGACGACCCAGGTGGAGGCCATCGTCGAGATCACCCGCAACGTCACTCGCGGCTCGGTGGGCGGCGGCGAAGACCTGCTCGATCCCAATCCTGTGGTGGACATCCTCGAGGTCAGCCAGGGGGCGACCATCTTCCAGGAGGGCGTGGACTGGCAGCAGTCGGGCAACCATGTCGACTGGCTCGGCTCCGGCAACGAACCGGCCATCGGCACCACCTACACGGTGCGCTGGACCTACACCAAGCAGATGGTCAAGGGCACCGACTACGTGGACAGCGGCTGGTTCGGACAGGCCAACCATCCGGCGGCCGGAAACTATTTCTATCTGGTGACCGCCTACAACGCCACCGGCGAGACGGCCTTCAACGCCGCTGCGGTCGTTGCCCGGGCCACCACCGCCGGGGAGATGAACAAGCTCTCCTGGCTACCGGTCAGCGGCGCGACCGGCTATCGCGTCTACCGGGCCGCCACCAACGGCGCACGCACCGACTACAAGCGACTGATGGAACTGGGCAGCGAGGCGCTCTCCTATGTCGACGACGGCGTCGAGGAGATCGGCACCGCTTCGCCTCCGGCCACCAACACGGCCGGACTCACCATGTCGCCAGTGCAGCTCGAGCTGGGCAACCTCAACGTGATCAACTTCGGACGCGGCAACCTCGGCGATCAGCCGGTGAACGGCTCCAACTGCAGCCTGGACTACGACTATTACCTCGGTCGACGCGACATCGTTTACGCCACCACCACCGAGATCAAGCGGCTGGAAGGGGCTCCGGCCGATTTCCCGAAGCTGCCCATCGTGCCGGAAAACGCCCTGGGGCTGTGCAGCATCGACTGCCCGCCCAACTCCACCGACATGGAGATCCGCAACTTCGGCCTGACCCGCATCACCATGGACCAGATCCACGACATCATCCAAGACGTCGAGGACCTGAAGTACAACGACGCCCAGTACCAGATGAACAACGAGCTGCAGAACCGGGACGCCCAGACCAAGAAAGGCATCTACTCGGACGACTTCTCGAACACCGCCCAGTCAGACATCTACCACGCCGAATGGGACGCCCGAGTCAACGAGATCGCCCGTTTCGTCGCGCCGGACCGCATTCCTCACTCCACGGTGCTCTCGGTCGATCAGGCGGGCAGCAATGCCAGCTTCTTCGGCAGCCTGGCGCTACTGCCGGGCAACGAGACCGTGCTGGTGGAACAGAACGACTGGTCCGAGGAGCGGAACATCAACCCCTACGCCGTGTTCGACAAGCCCCCGGCCATGCTGCAGATCACGCCCAACCTCGGGCGGCGCGGCCAAACCGGGATCGCCGTCACCGGCATCAACTTCACCCCGAGCAAATCCGGCATCGTGCTGCGCTGCGACGGCCAGGTGATGGCCAGCAACCTGATCAGCGACGAGGCCGGTCGGGTCAGCGCCTCCTTCACCATTCCGACCAACGCCCGCAACGGCAACCGGATCGTGGAGATGGCCGACGGCGTCTACTCGGCCCGGGCCAGCCTGCAGATCAACGATCCGCTGGTCATCACCCGTATCGAGCGCATCATCGAGAACCGCATCATCCGCGTGCCCGTGGTGCAGGTGGTCTGGCGCACCCAGACCATCTTCGTGCCCCGCGATCCGCTGGCCCAGACTTTCAGCTTCACCCAAAACCAGGTGATTTCCAGCATCGGACTGCAGTTCACCGCCAGGGACCCGAGCATTCCGGTCACGGTGCAGATTCGCGGCGTCACCACCGGTCTGCCCAACGGCGTGGTGTTCGCCGAGAAAGTGCTGGCCCCGAACGAGATCAGCCTGAGCGGCGAGACCCGCATTCGCTTCGACGACCCGTTCTACGCCGAGGCCAACACCAGCTATTCCGTGGTGCTGCTGACCAACAGCACCAATTACAAGGTGCGCACCGCCACCCTGGGCAAGATGGGCCGCTGGGGCATCATCACCCGGCAGACCTATATGGAAGGCGTGCTGCTGGAGAGCTCCAACGCCGAGACCTGGACGCCGCTCAACGGCTCCGACCTGGCGATGAAGATCTACGGCTACAACTTCCAGTCCGAGGGGATGATTCGCTTTCAGCCGATCACCGGCGTGCAGTTCTCCGACATCAACCTCGACGAATACTCGGCCATCCCCCAGGGTACCGGTCTCGACTGGGAATACTCCACCGACGGCGGCGTGACCTGGGACGCCATGGTTCCGGCCGAGGAGGAACGGCTGCCCAACCTCGCCACCCGGGTCCAGATCCGCGTACGCCTGAGCAGCTCGCTCTCCAACGACACCCCGGCCATCAACTTCCGCGACGTCAACCTGGTGGGCTACCTCAACAAGACCACCGGGGCCTATCTGACCCGCGAGAACGAGCTGACCCAGGGGGTGGAATCGACCAAGGCCTATGTGCAGATGCAGATCCCCAGCGGCACCACCCTGCAATGGTTCGCCAGCAACGACGGCGGCCTGACCTGGGAGGCGATGACCGTCCAGGACACCCGGCCCATCGACGAGAACTGGACCGAGTACACCCTGGTGCGAACCTTCACCGACAACACCGGCAACAAGGTCCGTTACAAGGCCGAGATGACCGGCACGCCGCTGATCTACCCGCGCATCCATTCGCTGGGCGCAACCCTGAGCTAAGGAGGCACGGCCATGATCGTTCGACGCAAAGGCGGCCTGACCGAGTTCATCCCCACGCCGCAAGAGAAGCGCGACGGCTTGATCCGCGACCACGTCCTGGGCCTGCTGGAGAATCTGCACCAGCGCCTGGCGCGGCTGGAGCGGGCGTCAAAGCTCCCGGCCGACGAAGCGGAGGCCTTCACGGCGTGGCTTTCGCGGATGCGGGCCGACGAGTCGCGCAACCTCGAGCTGCACGCCAGCCTGATCACCTCTGATACCGCCTCCGGCTGACCCGCTCGCTGCCACCGCCAATCCAGAAACCCCGGATACGGCCAGCCCGTTCCGGGGTTTCTTCCGTCTGTGCGCCGCCCAATCCGGCCAAGTTCGCAAGTCATTGAAAATAAACGTGTTAAATGTCGGCTTCGGCTGTTCTTCTACTTGATTTGTGTCCGGAAAGAAGCATTCATTCATGGTGTAAGCAGAGGCTAAAAAGCCTTGCCAGACAACGACTTAGAAGCGCCATGAACGACGGAGGCACGCATGAACCTGAAAGAGATCCACTACGGGATCGAGATCGAGACCGTAAAACGCACCCGGGAGCAGATCGCCTGGGCCATCCACTCGGTGGTGGGCGGCACGGTCCGCCATGTCGGCATCCCCAGCAGCTATGACCCCTGGGAGGTCGAGGACCTGCGCGGCCGCGTCTGGAAAGTGGTGGGGGATGCCTCCCTGACCAGCGTCCCGGCCCACCTGCGGGCCGAGGTGGTCAGCCCGGTGCTCGGCTACGACGACATCCCGCAACTGCAGGAGGCGGTCCGGGCCATCCGCCGCGCCGGGGGCAAGATCAACAGCCAGTGCGGCATCCACATCCATATCGACGCCGCGCCCTTCGACGGCAGGCACCTGGGGAACCTGGCCAAGATCATCTACAAGCAAGAGCCGCTGATTCTCCACGCCCTCGGCATCAGCCGCGACCGGCTCAACCGCTACACCCGGCCGGTGAGCGACGAGCTGATCCAGCGCATCGAACAGCATCGCCCCCGCACCAAGGACCAGCTCAACCGCATCTGGTACGGCTACCACAACCGCCAGCCCCAGCACTACGACAACAGCCGCTATCACGGGGTCAACCTGCACAACGTCTGGTACCGGGGCACGGTGGAGTTCCGCTGGTTCGAGGCGACCCTCCATGCGGGACGGATCAAAGCCTACCTGCAATTCTGCCTCGCCGTCGCCGCCAAGGCGCTCAACGGTCGGGCAGCCTCCAGCCGCAAGCGGGATTTCGATCCCCAGAGCGCCAAGTACGACTTCCGGGTCTTCCTGCTCCACCTCGGCCCAATTGATTTGGGATTGGCGATTTGGGATTGCGGATTGTGAAAACCAATCAGGACATCAAAAACAGGACTGTGCCTAATCCACATTCCGAAATCCGCATTCAGCAATCGTAGCCCGGCCTCACTGTTTAAGGAGGTGCCCCATGAAGATTCTGATCCGCTCCACCCGGCTTTCCGGCGAACCGATCCCCGGCAGCGGGGAAACCCTGCAAGCCGCCGACTGCCTCGAAGTTGTCGAGCTGATGCGCGGCCAGACGCCGTTTACCGCCAGCCGAGCACCCCGGGACTACATGACCGAGGTGCTCTCAGGCATCGAAGGCGGGCCGACCCAGCCTTTGCCGGAGGACGCCGCCGCTGCGGCCGCCGAGTTTCTCACCCGTCTGGCGCGGCACGGCCTGATCGAGTTCCTGCCTGACGACAAGGCCAGCGATCCCTGGCCGGAACGCTTCCTCGAAGCCCTGGAGACGGTGCGGCTCTCCGGGCGCACCAACATGCTCGATCACCCGGAGGTGACCCGGCTGATCGCCGAGATGGGCTACCCGGAGGTGGCCGAGTGGCTGGCTGACCACCGGCGCGAATACGCGGCCTTCGTCCTCGAGGGGACGAGACCGCTCGGCAAGAACTTCGGCGGCAAGGAGGACCCGGCTCCATGTGCGGACAAGTAGGCATCATCTTCGGCCGCAAGCGCAGGAGGCCCGACGAGCGGGATTACCTGTGCGAGCTCTTCATCCGCATGCTGCTGCACAGCGAAGAGCGTGGCCCGCACGCCTCCGGTCTGGCCTGGCTCAAGACCGACGGCAGCCACCGGATCTTCAAGCGGCCGATGCGGGCGCACGAGCTGGTGTACGAGAAGCCGTTTCAGGAGCTGCTCGGGCAGGTCGACAACGAGACCACCATCCTCATGGGGCATACCCGCTGGCGCACCCGGGGCAACGAGTTCAACAACCGCAACAACCATCCCATTCGGGCCGGGATCGTCATCGGTACTCACAACGGCACCATCTACAACGCCGATTATCTGTTCCGCCGTCTCGGGCTGCCGCGCTATGCCGAGGTGGACAGCGAGCTGATCTTCCGCCTGGCCGACCGCTTCGCGCCTGAAGGCCCCATCGACCAGGAGGGCCTGAAGAAGGCGCTTGCCCTCTGTCGCGGCCAGATGAGTGCCGTGCTGGCCTCGCGGCTCGACCCCGGCACCATCACCGTGCTCAAGGGCAACAAGCCACTCTGCCTGCGCATCCACCGCCAGCACCGGGTGGTGCTCTACGCCTCGGAGCCAGCCTTCATCGACTTTGCCGTGGACTTTGATCCGGGCTGGCGCGAGCTGGAGGTGCCGCCCATGACCATGCTCACCATCCGCCACAAGGATGTGCGGGCCATCGAAAACAGCGAATTCCGCTTCATACCCCAGGAGCGCAAAGGGACGAGCTGATTGATGATCTCGGATTGCGGACTGCGGATTACTTGCGGGAGCGGGCGGTTTTTATGGAGGCGACGACCATGGAAAGGATTTCATTTGCTTCGTTTTTCAGATCGGTCAAGCGCTTCTCGTTCATTAAACCGGCTTCGGCGATCAGCTCCATCCAGTAGATGGATTCATCGCATTCTTCCTCGACGATGGCCATCTTAGCGATGAAGTCGGCAGGGGATTTGGCGCGGCAGGAGGCCCGATAGTTCGCGCCAACCGAGGTGCCACAGCGGAGCAACTGGTTTCCAATAACTTTCGCGGTCTGGTTTTTCGGCAACGCTTCCACCAACCGGATCACCCTGATCGCGAAAGTTTTGGTTCTGTTTTTGAACTCATCAGCATTCATGGAGGCAACATATGACATTTTCATTCAATCCTCAATCCGAAATCCCCAATCCGCAATTGTTTCGGCTCTTCGTCTACGGCACCCTGAAACGGGGCTATTGGAACCATCAGCGCTTCTGCGCCCAGGCCCGCAGCATCGAACAGGCCGTGGTCTGGGGCAGGCTCTACCATCTCCACGCCGGGTTCCCGGCCATCGAGGTGCCGGAAGGCCTGATCCTGGCCCGGGGCAGTGTTGATCCATTGGCCGACGCCCGCAGACAGCAGGAGATCGGCACGCCGTGCTTCGGACGCCCGACCGGCGACTGGAATCTGATCCACGGAGAGCTGGTGACCTTCACCGACCCGCAACGCGACCTGCCGCCCATCGACCGGCTGGAAGGCTTCCGGCCCGGCGGGCACAGCATGTACAAGCGGGTGATGGTGGCGGTGCTGTGCGGGCGCACCTCGATTCCCGCCTGGACCTATTGGATTCCATGCCCGCCTTACGCGGAAAGAGTCGCCAGTGGCCAGTGGTTACGCCCGTGAACCGATCTTTGCGGCCTTATCCGGATTATTGGTTTTCCGCTTGACACAAGGAGCCAACGCGCGCATTGGTTAGAATATAACGTCATAAAATGAACATGCCGTCACGTTTTTAAATGTTCTATGCTGCCAAGGAAACGGAGGTCAGGCAATGCAAGATGAGAAGCTCCCACGTCGGGAAAGAGAAAAACGCAGACATCGTCGGCAGATGCTTGCCGCTGCACTCGAGCTTTTCTCGAAGAAAGGATACCACAACGTCTCCATGCACGAGATCGCGGAAAGAGCCGAGTTTGCCATCGGTACGCTTTACAAGTTCTTCAAAAACAAAGAAGACCTCTATAAGTCCCTCATGATGGAAAAGGCAGCGGAATATCACCATACCCTGAGCGAAGTCCTTTCACGGGAAGGTGACGTCCTGACTATTCTCAAAGACTACATTTCCGCTAAAGCGGGTATCTTTGCTGATGACGTTGCCACGTTGCGGCTCTATTTTGCTGAAACTCGGGGTGCGAGTTTCAACATCAAGGCTGGCCTTGATCAGGACATTCGCAAGCTTTATGACGAATTGATAGAGCAACTGGCTTCGACACTGGAAAAAGGCATCCGCGAAAATGTGCTTCGGAATCTAACTCCCTACTATATGGCCGTGGCCTTAGAGGGGCTCACCAACGCTTTTCTCTTCTGCTGGTTCGAGGACCCGGAGCGACATTCATACGAGGCGAACATCCCGGTGATGAGGGACATGTTTCTCAAAGGAGTCTTGGCCGAATGAGGAAAACATTCAGGACGACCACTCGCATCATGGTTCTGCTTCTGGCGGAGGGCGGATTGTTGCTGATGGTGGGTTGTGCTTCTGTGCGCACTCCTGCACATCTACCGCACATCTATTCTGGCGCAATTGCCGAGGCATCACCGGAAATAGAAGGCAAGCGTCCCCCTTCTTCCGGTGAAGCGCTTCGCAAGCTCGAAAAGGATGGCAATATACACCTTTCGTTAAGCGATTGCCTGAAAATAGCGTTGCAACACAATTACGATATCCGCCTTACCCGGGAAGCCCTGACTCAAGCCGACACAAAGATAACTCAGGCCAGATCGGCTATGCTCCCATTTTTGGGGGCGGAGGCTTCCTATACACGACTGGACGAGGAGTTGAGTTTTAGCATGGGGCCGCAATCATTGACCTTCATGGATCGTGATCAATACAAGGCGGGGCTCGTCATCCGGCAGCCCATTTTCACGGGAGGGCGATTGAATGCGGCGCGCAAGGCATCCCAGTATTCACGAGACGCTCAAGTTCAAGGAAACAGGGCGCTCGAAGAGGAAGTCGTTTTCCAAGTTACACGCGCTTATCGGACCGCACAGTTGGCCGAAGCGTTTCAAGATGTTGCCGTCGAGGCTGTCGAGTTGCTCAAGGCGCATGAACATGACGTGGCAATCCTGGTGGAGAAAGGGGCGAATCCGGAAATCGATCTGCTTCGCACCCGAACGGAACTTGCCAATGCCCGCAAGGAGCTGAATGGCGCTGACAACGCCGTCGACCTGGCATATTCTGCACTCAAGAATTTGCTGAGCATGCCCCTTGAAGAATCAGTCCGTTTGACGGAAGCCTTGGTGCGGTCGCCCGGGCCGGAAGCGGATCTTTCCTCGTTGACCGAGTTGGCCCTTTCACAACGTCCCGAACTTTCCGCAATCGATTCCCAGGTGGCGGCCGCGGAACAGGCGCTCAAGGCAGCCCGGGGAGAATATTTGCCGACCATCGCCCTGGAAGGGCGCTACGAATACATGGAAGGCGATTTCCGGGACCTGGAAGGCGGTGACCACTGGACAATCGGAGTAGGGGCACAGCTTCCCCTCTGGAATTGGGGGGAGACTGCGGCCAAGGTCCGAGAGGCGAAATCCCAACTGGTTCAGGTGAGAATCCAGCGAGATAAAACGACAGATCGCATTCGTCTTGAGGTCCGCAAGGCTTTCCTGGACCTTGGGAAAGCAGAAAAGAATATCGAAGCGGCAGAGAGTGCACTGAATACAGCCAAAGAGGCTTACCGCCAGGCAAGGGCCAGATACCGGGCAGGAGAAGGCACAAATACCGACGTGCTGGACGTTCGTACGGCCTTAAGTCGAGCTGAAGCGAATCACGCACAGGCTCTTTTTGATTACAACGTTGCCCTTGCCGCCCTTCATCGAGCGGTGGGCGTAATGGTGATAGAGCCGCCTGATATCAAGGAAAAGGAGTCTGCCGAATGAGACGAAGAGGAGTCTATATATCCATTGCTATTGCGGCTGCTGTTATTGCGTTCTTGGCTGTCCAAGTTTCCAGGAAGCAATGGCAAAAAGATGAAGATCCGAACGCGGCGGGCAAGGCGTTGCCTGTCACAATCGCATCTGTTGTCCCGCACGAATTCGCTGATGAAATCAGCGCCGTCGGTACCCTGAAAGCCCGAGACACGAGTCCGCTAAGCCCCAAGGTGGCAGGAACGGTGAGCCAAGTGATGGTTGATATCGGGGATCGTGTCAAAGCCGGCGACGTCGTCATAAAACTGGATAAGACGAACTTTGATCTTGGTGTCAAACAGGCCCGGGCGGCGCTTGCCGCTGCGCAAGCAGCGGTCCCGCAGGCTGAAGCCCAGTTTGAACATGCCAGGAAAGAATACCGCCGCGCAATCGAACTGCTGAAGGAAAAAGTGATTCCGCAAAGTCGCTTTGATGCATCAGAAGCGGCCTTTAAAAGCGCCAAGGAAGCGGTGTTCTACGCCCGAGCACAGAGGGACCAGGCAAAGGCCGCCTTGGAGACAGCGCTGGAACATCTCAAGGATGCAGATATCCGATCGCCTATCGGCGGCACTGTCGTGGAGAGAAATGTGGAAATCGGTCAGGCGGTCGCTCCCGGCGGCCGACTTCTGCTAATCGTGGACCAAACATCTCTGAACCTGGATGTCGATTTGCCGGAAGCAGACATTGGCCGGATTGTCGTTGGAACTGTTGCGCTGATCACGACAGACGCCTTCCCGGGACATGAGTATTCAGGGAAAGTAACCGTTGTCAATCCATTGGTGGACCGAAAGACGCGTACTTTCCGCATGAGAATCGAGGTGCCGAATCCGTCCGGGAA
Above is a window of Oleidesulfovibrio alaskensis DSM 16109 DNA encoding:
- a CDS encoding TetR/AcrR family transcriptional regulator; translation: MQDEKLPRREREKRRHRRQMLAAALELFSKKGYHNVSMHEIAERAEFAIGTLYKFFKNKEDLYKSLMMEKAAEYHHTLSEVLSREGDVLTILKDYISAKAGIFADDVATLRLYFAETRGASFNIKAGLDQDIRKLYDELIEQLASTLEKGIRENVLRNLTPYYMAVALEGLTNAFLFCWFEDPERHSYEANIPVMRDMFLKGVLAE
- a CDS encoding gamma-glutamylcyclotransferase family protein; this translates as MTFSFNPQSEIPNPQLFRLFVYGTLKRGYWNHQRFCAQARSIEQAVVWGRLYHLHAGFPAIEVPEGLILARGSVDPLADARRQQEIGTPCFGRPTGDWNLIHGELVTFTDPQRDLPPIDRLEGFRPGGHSMYKRVMVAVLCGRTSIPAWTYWIPCPPYAERVASGQWLRP
- a CDS encoding DUF5049 domain-containing protein, which produces MKILIRSTRLSGEPIPGSGETLQAADCLEVVELMRGQTPFTASRAPRDYMTEVLSGIEGGPTQPLPEDAAAAAAEFLTRLARHGLIEFLPDDKASDPWPERFLEALETVRLSGRTNMLDHPEVTRLIAEMGYPEVAEWLADHRREYAAFVLEGTRPLGKNFGGKEDPAPCADK
- a CDS encoding amidoligase family protein, with translation MNLKEIHYGIEIETVKRTREQIAWAIHSVVGGTVRHVGIPSSYDPWEVEDLRGRVWKVVGDASLTSVPAHLRAEVVSPVLGYDDIPQLQEAVRAIRRAGGKINSQCGIHIHIDAAPFDGRHLGNLAKIIYKQEPLILHALGISRDRLNRYTRPVSDELIQRIEQHRPRTKDQLNRIWYGYHNRQPQHYDNSRYHGVNLHNVWYRGTVEFRWFEATLHAGRIKAYLQFCLAVAAKALNGRAASSRKRDFDPQSAKYDFRVFLLHLGPIDLGLAIWDCGL
- a CDS encoding DUF4815 domain-containing protein; translation: MSISRETFDPTKNYKRIRYHQDRDLLDSELNEQQDIINLERRKIADILFKEGSIIMGLEVSAAANVLTLAPGVVYIDGHLEQVSGATLTYDPATTSGADYVYVELLKYNYGYTQDPALINPATGEPTAEREKWALSLKATDTSGQTLPNNVTERRVIPIYKFDRESGDVTPTVQEKSNLYLRDLLGTLPGSRITVSSITEDQLSFAAAEGLNSLIQNLAERTFDQAGSYLVRGFDTFIGGVDDDSVEAITNAGRAYIQGFRHQRDLPTSTLVPKSIATKSVRGEQKTFDINKRRYPVNSTPLKETTQVEAIVEITRNVTRGSVGGGEDLLDPNPVVDILEVSQGATIFQEGVDWQQSGNHVDWLGSGNEPAIGTTYTVRWTYTKQMVKGTDYVDSGWFGQANHPAAGNYFYLVTAYNATGETAFNAAAVVARATTAGEMNKLSWLPVSGATGYRVYRAATNGARTDYKRLMELGSEALSYVDDGVEEIGTASPPATNTAGLTMSPVQLELGNLNVINFGRGNLGDQPVNGSNCSLDYDYYLGRRDIVYATTTEIKRLEGAPADFPKLPIVPENALGLCSIDCPPNSTDMEIRNFGLTRITMDQIHDIIQDVEDLKYNDAQYQMNNELQNRDAQTKKGIYSDDFSNTAQSDIYHAEWDARVNEIARFVAPDRIPHSTVLSVDQAGSNASFFGSLALLPGNETVLVEQNDWSEERNINPYAVFDKPPAMLQITPNLGRRGQTGIAVTGINFTPSKSGIVLRCDGQVMASNLISDEAGRVSASFTIPTNARNGNRIVEMADGVYSARASLQINDPLVITRIERIIENRIIRVPVVQVVWRTQTIFVPRDPLAQTFSFTQNQVISSIGLQFTARDPSIPVTVQIRGVTTGLPNGVVFAEKVLAPNEISLSGETRIRFDDPFYAEANTSYSVVLLTNSTNYKVRTATLGKMGRWGIITRQTYMEGVLLESSNAETWTPLNGSDLAMKIYGYNFQSEGMIRFQPITGVQFSDINLDEYSAIPQGTGLDWEYSTDGGVTWDAMVPAEEERLPNLATRVQIRVRLSSSLSNDTPAINFRDVNLVGYLNKTTGAYLTRENELTQGVESTKAYVQMQIPSGTTLQWFASNDGGLTWEAMTVQDTRPIDENWTEYTLVRTFTDNTGNKVRYKAEMTGTPLIYPRIHSLGATLS
- a CDS encoding four helix bundle protein translates to MSYVASMNADEFKNRTKTFAIRVIRLVEALPKNQTAKVIGNQLLRCGTSVGANYRASCRAKSPADFIAKMAIVEEECDESIYWMELIAEAGLMNEKRLTDLKNEANEILSMVVASIKTARSRK
- a CDS encoding glucosamine 6-phosphate synthetase → MCGQVGIIFGRKRRRPDERDYLCELFIRMLLHSEERGPHASGLAWLKTDGSHRIFKRPMRAHELVYEKPFQELLGQVDNETTILMGHTRWRTRGNEFNNRNNHPIRAGIVIGTHNGTIYNADYLFRRLGLPRYAEVDSELIFRLADRFAPEGPIDQEGLKKALALCRGQMSAVLASRLDPGTITVLKGNKPLCLRIHRQHRVVLYASEPAFIDFAVDFDPGWRELEVPPMTMLTIRHKDVRAIENSEFRFIPQERKGTS